The following proteins are encoded in a genomic region of Primulina huaijiensis isolate GDHJ02 chromosome 3, ASM1229523v2, whole genome shotgun sequence:
- the LOC140972471 gene encoding uncharacterized protein, with translation MESEFIALDKCAEEAEWLRQFLEDVPGWEKLSKDNIADPLTNGLNRDLVAKSSKGIDRIEELLRSWSKVEFKSTGELEYNPKIEKTAKRLRKEARLRREKQPSSSFPDLNASLDSNDTEKESDIDLEIERSESDQEEMAGQAQRTLMELANPNVIQQPLCIRFPTTDSTFELKSGLIQLLPTFRGLAGEDPHKHLKEFHIVCTTMKPQGITEEQISLRAFSFSLADKAKYWLYYLPSGSITTWDNMKQQFLEKFFPASRAANIRKDICGIRQLHEETLYEYWERFKQLCASCQQHQIPKQLLVQYFYEGLSLLDRNMIDAASGGALFGTRQDIPPRQVNEVSTNPINQKLDSLISLLEKLVVGQEDPTQQVNAIGGFPGQPQHRYDPYSNSYNPGWKDHPNFSNMNQGGQQGYPRQNFHKHPSPAQASNSGMSLDEIVKASAKNTQKFQQETRASIQNLSTKVGQVGDRNLQVGSTKFRKCESIKELNDTLRRGEVNIPSLDTIKPVPRCAKFLKELCTTQKRNKLKGCQREKVGKHVSAVIQKTIPIKCDPGMFSIPCTIGDTRLEKAMFDLGASINVMPDSIYNYLEFGPLTETGIVIHLADRSTAYPRGVIEDVLVKVENLVFPADFYVLDMENDDLNNQILLGRPFLKTSKSVINVNSGTLITEFDGEIAKFNIYDTMKYPLSESTINILDIANHLSQENSKFVDKNDLEEIIERHVENSNTRFSLSDSQISKIE, from the exons atggaatctgagtttatagctcttgacaAGTGTGCTGAAGAGGCTGAATGGCTGCGTCAATTCTTAGAAGATGTTCCAGGATGGGAAAAACTT tcaaaggataatatagCGGATCCGCTGACCAATGGGTTAAACAGAGATTTAGTTGCGAAATCTTCAAAGGGAATTGATAGGATC GAGGAACTTTTACGGTCTTGGAGCAAAGTTGAGTTTAAAAG TACAGGTGAACTCGAATACAATCCGAAAATCGAGAAGACAGCTAAGAGATTGAGAAAAGAAGCAAGATTAAGGCGTGAAAAGCAACCATCATCATCATTTCCTGATTTGAACGCATCATTGGACTCCAACGATACAGAAAAAGAATCTGACATTGATCTTGAGATTGAAAGAAGTGAAAGTGACCAAGAAGAAATGGCAGGACAAGCTCAAAGAACACTCATGGAGTTAGCTAATCCTAATGTTATTCAACAACCATTATGCATCCGATTCCCTACTACTGACTctacttttgaattaaaatcTGGCTTGATTCAATTATTGCCTACTTTTCGTGGTCTTGCAGGTGAAGATCCCCATAAACATCTCAAGGAGTTTCATATTGTTTGCACAACTATGAAACCGCAAGGGATCACAGAAGAACAAATTTCACTGCGAGCTTTTTCATTCTCTTTAGCCGACAAGGCTAAATATTGGCTCTACTACTTGCCTTCTGGATCCATAACAACTTGGGACAATatgaaacaacaatttttggaGAAGTTCTTCCCAGCTTCACGAGCAGCAAATATTAGAAAAGACATTTGTGGGATTAGACAGCTGCATGAGGAAACTTTGTATGAGTATTGGGAGAGATTCAAGCAATTGTGTGCCAGTTGTCAACAACACCAGATTCCGAAACAGCTACTAGTTCAATATTTTTATGAGGGACTTTCGCTTTTGGATAGGAACATGATTGATGCTGCAAGTGGAGGTgcattg TTTGGAACTAGGCAGGATATCCCCCCACGACAAGTTAATGAGGTAAGCACTAACCCTATCAATCAAAAGTTAGATTCTTTGATATCTCTTTTGGAAAAGTTGGTTGTAGGGCAG GAAGATCCAACGCAGCAGGTTAATGCAATCGGAGGATTTCCTGGACAACCTCAACACCGGTATGATCCGTATTCTAATAGCTACAATCCGGGATGGAAAGATCACCCAAATTTCAGCAACATGAATCAAGGAGGTCAACAAGGATATCCACGGCAAAATTTTCACAAGCATCCATCACCTGCGCAAGCCTCTAACTCAGGTATGTCCCTAGATGAAATTGTGAAGGCCTCAGCTAAGAACACTCAAAAATTTCAACAGGAAACGAGGGCTAGCATTCAGAATTTGAGCACTAAAGTGGGACAGGTTGGCGACCGCAATTTGCAAGTTGGAAGCACAAAATTCAG AAAATGTGAAAGTATTAAGGAGTTGAATGACACTTTACGTAGAGGCGAGGTAAATATTCCTTCATTAGATACTATTAAACCAGTACCTCGttgtgcaaaatttttaaaagaattgtGTACTACACAGAAAAGAAATAAGTTGAAGGGCTGTCAAAGAGAAAAGGTAGGAAAACATGTTTCTGCTGTTATTCAAAAAACTATTCCTATCAAATGTGATCCAGGTATGTTTTCTATCCCTTGTACTATTGGTGATACTAGACTTGAAAAGGCTATGTTTGATTTGGGTGCTTCTATCAATGTCATGCCTGAttctatttataattatttggaatttGGACCTCTGACTGAAACCGGCATTGTGATTCATTTGGCTGATAGGTCCACTGCTTATCCTAGAGGTGTAATTGAAGATGTTCTTGTGAAAGTTGAAAATTTGGTTTTTCCTGCTGACTTTTATGTGCTTGACATGGAAAATGATGATTTAAACAATCAAATTTTGCTAGGAAGACCatttttgaaaacttcaaaGTCTGTCATAAATGTTAATAGTGGTACACTTATTACGGAATTTGATGGTGAGATTGCTAAGTTTAATATTTATGATACCATGAAATATCCTCTTAGTGAAAGCACTATTAATATTCTTGATATCGCTAATCacttgtcacaagaaaattcaaaatttgtgGATAAGAATGATTTAGAGGAGATTATTGAAAGACATGTTGAAAATTCTAATACTAGATTTTCTCTCTCTGATTCGCAGATATCTAAAATTGAGTGA
- the LOC140973494 gene encoding uncharacterized protein, which translates to MSGNGIHPYHPQWPPAAAPPTATATAPSPHPHSHSISMDNPAARLSSDEVRTIFITGLPEDVKERELQNLLRWLPGYEASQVNFKGEHPMGFALFATPQHAIAARDALQDMVFDVDTKSVLHTEMAKKNLFVKRGIVADSSVYDQSKRMRTGGDYTHTVFASPSPFHPPPAAVWGPHGYMAPAPPPYDPYAGYAIPPVPMPAPVPVPTASSYLPVQNTKDNPPCNTLFIGNLGENINEEELRGLFCAQPGFKQMKIIRQERHTVCFIEFEDVNSAAHVHHSFQGAVIPSSGSVGMRIQYPYNPFGKRKDSINPIGGPSVNGVQQLLTYQ; encoded by the exons ATGTCGGGGAACGGAATCCATCCCTATCACCCGCAATGGCCGCCTGCCGCTGCCCCTCCGACTGCCACCGCCACCGCTCCGTCTCCGCATCCGCATTCTCATTCTATTTCTATGGATAACCCTGCCGCCCGCCTATCCTCTGATGAG GTGCGAACGATATTTATCACGGGTTTGCCTGAAGATGTTAAGGAGAGAGAGCTTCAGAACTTACTGAGGTGGCTACCGGGATACGAGGCCTCGCAGGTGAATTTTAAGGGGGAGCATCCTATGGGTTTTGCACTTTTCGCAACTCCTCAACATGCTATTGCTGCTAGGGATGCACTTCAG GATATGGTTTTTGATGTTGACACGAAGTCTGTGTTGCACACCGAGATGGCTAAGAAGAATCTTTTTGTGAAAAGGG GGATAGTTGCTGATTCTAGTGTTTATGACCAAAGCAAACGTATGAGAACTGGTGGTGATTATACACATACTGTCTTTGCAAGTCCATCTCCTTTTCACCCTCCCCCAGCAGCTGTTTGGGGACCGCATGG GTATATGGCTCCAGCTCCTCCACCTTATGATCCATATGCAGGTTATGCTATTCCTCCCGTACCTATGCCTGCGCCAGTTCCTGTACCTACAGCAAGCAGTTATCTACCTGTTCAG AATACCAAAGACAATCCTCCTTGCAATACTCTATTTATTGGAAATCTTGGTGAGAATATTAATGAAGAGGAGCTGAGGGGCCTCTTCTGCGC GCAACCTGGTTTCAAGCAGATGAAAATAATAAGACAGGAAAGGCACACTGTTTGTTTCATTGAATTTGAG GATGTGAACAGTGCTGCTCATGTGCACCACAGTTTTCAGGGAGCTGTAATACCAAGTTCTGGTTCTGTTGGCATGCGCATTCAATATCCTTAT AATCCATTTGGGAAGAGGAAGGATTCCATCAACCCAATTGGTGGCCCAAGCGTGAATGGAGTGCAGCAATTACTTACATACCAGTAG